The proteins below are encoded in one region of bacterium:
- the yidC gene encoding membrane protein insertase YidC: MPSFHNPFVPWLGSALQALYHLTHDYTLSIILLTLIVKAVIHPLTRVQLRSMKAMQVLTPHMAELRRKHKDDPKTLNQEMMALYRAHSVNPMMGCLPMIVQLPVLWGLFALLSNSKLFGTATVIGLPWLGMAERPMQFVLKALPDHTAYLLALIFPVLVGGTTWYQQKMSMTDPAQAKMFVFMPIMFGYFALNYAVGLSIYWIVSTTAYIGEYFLVVGPPSPMVSAPPKSQAVAQSRAGAAQADSPPAAVKPKPAQPAGGKPASRRDRRSGNQKGAKQA, from the coding sequence TTGCCTAGTTTTCATAATCCATTTGTGCCCTGGCTCGGGAGCGCGCTCCAGGCGCTCTATCACCTCACCCACGACTATACGCTGTCCATCATTCTGCTCACGCTCATCGTCAAGGCGGTCATCCACCCGCTCACGCGCGTGCAGCTGCGGTCGATGAAAGCGATGCAGGTCCTGACGCCACACATGGCGGAGCTGCGCCGGAAGCACAAGGACGATCCCAAGACCCTCAATCAAGAGATGATGGCTCTGTACCGCGCCCACAGCGTCAATCCGATGATGGGCTGCCTGCCGATGATCGTCCAGCTGCCGGTGCTGTGGGGTCTCTTTGCGCTGTTGTCGAACAGCAAGCTCTTCGGAACCGCCACCGTGATCGGGCTACCGTGGCTTGGCATGGCGGAGCGGCCGATGCAGTTCGTGCTCAAGGCCCTGCCGGATCATACCGCCTACCTGCTCGCGCTCATCTTCCCCGTCCTGGTCGGCGGAACGACGTGGTATCAGCAGAAGATGAGCATGACCGACCCGGCCCAGGCCAAGATGTTCGTGTTCATGCCGATCATGTTCGGCTACTTCGCGCTCAACTATGCCGTGGGACTGTCGATCTATTGGATCGTGTCCACGACCGCCTACATCGGCGAGTACTTCCTCGTGGTGGGCCCGCCGTCCCCGATGGTGAGCGCGCCCCCGAAATCTCAAGCGGTCGCCCAGTCGCGCGCCGGCGCGGCGCAGGCGGACTCGCCGCCCGCCGCTGTGAAACCCAAGCCGGCGCAGCCGGCCGGCGGGAAGCCCGCGAGCCGCCGGGATCGCAGATCGGGAAACCAGAAGGGGGCGAAGCAGGCGTGA
- a CDS encoding RNA-binding S4 domain-containing protein: protein MAIETARITLGDFLKWAGAAETGGRAKQMVQTGVVRVNGAVERRRGRQLAPGDRVAAEGREYLVVAR from the coding sequence GTGGCGATCGAAACCGCTCGGATAACCCTTGGTGACTTCTTGAAATGGGCGGGGGCCGCGGAGACGGGCGGCCGCGCCAAACAGATGGTCCAGACGGGCGTCGTGCGGGTGAACGGCGCCGTCGAGCGCCGGCGCGGGCGGCAGCTCGCCCCCGGCGACCGCGTCGCCGCGGAGGGAAGGGAGTACCTGGTTGTGGCTCGCTGA
- a CDS encoding DUF721 domain-containing protein has protein sequence MYTLKELLNDALSGLVGPRRARQGGVLDAWPEVIGEARARHAHAVGVRGQTLIVAVDHPAVYYELGMQRASLIETLNAKAGGRVIAEIHLTMRPLGRSDAAGGEAGDERGGAGGRGQR, from the coding sequence ATGTATACGCTTAAGGAGCTGCTGAACGACGCGCTGTCCGGCCTGGTCGGGCCCCGCCGCGCCCGCCAGGGCGGTGTGCTGGACGCGTGGCCCGAAGTGATCGGCGAGGCCCGCGCCCGGCATGCGCACGCGGTGGGCGTCCGCGGGCAGACACTTATCGTCGCAGTGGACCATCCCGCCGTCTACTACGAATTGGGCATGCAGCGGGCGTCGTTGATCGAGACGCTGAACGCCAAAGCCGGCGGACGCGTCATTGCTGAAATCCATTTGACGATGCGCCCGCTCGGTAGATCGGACGCCGCGGGAGGCGAAGCCGGCGACGAGCGCGGTGGGGCCGGCGGACGGGGGCAGCGCTGA
- the rnpA gene encoding ribonuclease P protein component, whose protein sequence is MAGGGRLVSRADFSRVYREGRRYAGQTLALYVRPTQFGRRVGVTAGRGIGGAVVRNRAKRRLREAYRRIEARLCATGDIVVVARPGAAEAGFIEIMREMEALCAAGRLLCGAAT, encoded by the coding sequence ATGGCGGGCGGCGGGCGGCTCGTCTCGAGGGCGGACTTCTCCCGAGTGTATCGTGAAGGCCGCCGCTATGCCGGGCAGACCCTGGCGCTCTACGTCCGGCCGACGCAGTTCGGCCGTCGGGTCGGCGTAACCGCCGGCCGGGGCATCGGCGGGGCGGTGGTTCGAAACCGCGCCAAGCGCAGGCTGCGCGAGGCGTACCGCCGGATCGAGGCGCGGCTGTGCGCGACCGGCGACATCGTCGTGGTGGCGCGCCCCGGGGCGGCCGAGGCCGGGTTCATCGAGATCATGCGAGAGATGGAAGCGCTGTGCGCCGCGGGGCGGCTGCTGTGCGGGGCCGCGACGTAG
- the jag gene encoding RNA-binding cell elongation regulator Jag/EloR, producing MNSAEGAGRTVEEAIRIALRTLGAKREDVDLLVLDEGSRGVLGLGSREARVRVTLLSAIEAGEAEEAAAAPPEPAPSPQGDAADDPVAVARRVTASLLEAMGMGASVTARAEDGGVSVTVTGPQLAPLIGRHGQTLEALDLLVNLMTTRRVGHRVQVAVDAERYRERRRETLSALTRRVVSRVRRSGEPAPLDPMPASERRFIHTMLAEDPDVMTFSEGDGADRHIVIAPRGTAPAGASRRGDAAADGELPEDTDA from the coding sequence GTGAACTCGGCAGAAGGCGCCGGGCGCACCGTCGAAGAGGCAATCCGCATCGCGCTGCGCACGCTTGGCGCCAAGCGCGAAGACGTGGACCTGCTGGTGCTGGACGAAGGCAGCCGGGGCGTGCTCGGCCTCGGCTCGCGCGAAGCGCGCGTTCGTGTCACGCTCCTGTCGGCGATCGAAGCCGGGGAGGCCGAGGAGGCGGCGGCCGCTCCGCCGGAACCCGCTCCGTCCCCACAGGGTGACGCGGCCGACGATCCCGTGGCGGTCGCCCGCCGCGTCACCGCGTCGCTCCTCGAGGCGATGGGCATGGGCGCCTCGGTGACGGCGCGGGCGGAGGACGGCGGCGTCTCCGTCACGGTCACCGGACCGCAGCTCGCGCCGCTGATCGGGCGCCACGGCCAGACGCTCGAGGCGCTGGACCTCCTCGTGAACCTCATGACCACACGCCGGGTCGGCCACCGCGTGCAGGTCGCCGTGGACGCCGAGCGCTATCGCGAGCGGCGGCGGGAGACGCTCTCGGCGCTCACCCGCCGCGTCGTGAGCCGCGTGCGGCGCAGCGGCGAGCCGGCGCCGCTCGATCCGATGCCCGCCTCCGAACGGCGCTTCATCCACACGATGCTCGCCGAAGATCCCGACGTCATGACGTTTAGCGAAGGCGACGGCGCCGACCGGCACATCGTCATCGCGCCGCGGGGCACCGCGCCCGCGGGGGCATCCCGCCGCGGCGATGCCGCGGCGGACGGCGAGCTTCCAGAAGACACCGACGCGTAA
- the recF gene encoding DNA replication/repair protein RecF has product MWLADLRLRDFRNYATVDLAFAAGITVLIGANAQGKSNLLESIYTAALGRSPRASADVELVRFDQDRAYVRAEVRDPRTDVLEIAVDRTTGEKRMKVNGVVVQRAQLLGRMAVVLAGPLDGDVIRGAPGARRRVLDAALSQASPSYYFSLTRYLRVVRQRNRLLGEGAGGPALEPWDQQLVALGATLVERRRGFVRALAARAAKRHARIADGSERLDIVYSCTADDPDGAAASDADALARALTKHRGEELRRRTSLVGPHRDDLRITVNGIDLRTFGSRGQQHTAALSLRLGEVELLREELGTWPVLLLDDVLADLDPSRQVLLLREIEGPQVLLTHTVPPPAAGVPLQAFVVRGGTIAAGTDVYA; this is encoded by the coding sequence TTGTGGCTCGCTGACCTTCGGTTGCGGGACTTCCGTAATTACGCCACCGTCGATCTCGCGTTCGCGGCCGGGATCACGGTGCTGATCGGAGCGAACGCGCAGGGGAAGAGTAATCTGCTCGAGAGCATCTACACGGCGGCGCTGGGCCGGAGCCCGAGGGCTTCGGCCGACGTGGAGCTGGTGCGGTTCGATCAGGATCGCGCGTATGTGCGGGCCGAGGTCCGCGATCCTCGGACCGATGTGCTCGAGATCGCGGTCGACCGCACGACCGGCGAGAAGCGCATGAAGGTCAACGGCGTCGTCGTGCAGCGCGCGCAGCTGCTCGGGCGGATGGCCGTCGTGCTGGCCGGTCCGCTCGACGGCGACGTCATCCGCGGTGCCCCGGGTGCGAGGCGCCGGGTGCTGGACGCGGCGCTGAGTCAGGCGAGCCCGTCGTATTATTTCTCGCTGACGCGGTATCTGCGGGTTGTGCGTCAGCGCAACCGCCTCTTGGGCGAGGGCGCCGGCGGGCCGGCGCTCGAGCCGTGGGACCAGCAGCTGGTCGCCCTGGGGGCGACGCTGGTCGAGCGCCGGCGCGGGTTCGTGCGGGCGCTTGCCGCGCGGGCCGCGAAGCGGCACGCGCGCATCGCGGACGGATCCGAGCGGCTCGACATCGTGTACTCGTGTACGGCGGACGATCCGGACGGCGCGGCCGCGTCCGATGCGGACGCGCTGGCGCGGGCGCTCACGAAACACCGCGGCGAAGAGCTCCGGCGGCGAACCAGTCTCGTGGGGCCGCACCGGGACGACCTCCGGATCACCGTGAACGGCATCGACCTTCGAACCTTCGGCTCCCGGGGCCAGCAGCACACCGCGGCGCTCAGTCTGCGGCTCGGCGAGGTGGAGCTGCTGCGGGAGGAGCTCGGGACGTGGCCGGTTCTTCTGCTGGACGACGTGCTCGCGGATCTCGATCCATCGCGGCAGGTTCTGCTGCTCCGGGAGATCGAAGGACCGCAGGTGCTGCTGACGCATACGGTCCCGCCCCCCGCGGCCGGGGTTCCGCTGCAGGCCTTCGTCGTCCGGGGCGGCACGATCGCGGCCGGCACCGATGTATACGCTTAA
- a CDS encoding ATP-binding protein gives MQDFFLRLVSQRGDETANEAQAPEVRVAIYDSPLAPPQVVTLSSDDFNQLIGELSARTHSYARERGGRIPFVVIKEIIENLIHAYFKDAVVTIMGDGNTIRISDQGPGIPESVRAHAFEPGFTTATREMRRFIKGVGSGLPVAKEQLAFLGGAITIDDNLKGGTVVTLHVGPPAGAAPEAAAAPRVAATAPAVPSAAAPRLSDRQKKILLLIAEIGAAGPSTIAKELGMSHSTAFRELSALQHMRLLAVGTADPGKRTLTEEGIAFLGTVFKD, from the coding sequence ATGCAGGACTTCTTCCTGCGGCTCGTGTCTCAACGGGGAGATGAGACCGCGAACGAGGCGCAGGCGCCCGAAGTTCGCGTAGCGATCTACGATTCGCCGCTCGCACCACCGCAGGTCGTCACCCTCTCGTCTGATGACTTCAACCAGCTCATCGGCGAATTGTCCGCGCGAACGCACAGTTACGCGCGGGAGCGGGGCGGCCGCATCCCCTTCGTGGTCATCAAGGAGATCATCGAAAATTTGATTCACGCCTACTTCAAAGACGCGGTCGTCACGATCATGGGTGACGGCAACACGATCCGCATCTCGGACCAGGGGCCCGGCATTCCTGAGAGTGTGCGGGCACATGCGTTCGAGCCCGGTTTCACGACCGCCACGCGCGAGATGCGCCGGTTCATCAAAGGTGTCGGGTCCGGACTGCCGGTCGCGAAGGAGCAGCTGGCCTTCCTCGGCGGCGCGATCACGATCGATGACAACCTGAAGGGCGGCACGGTCGTGACCCTTCACGTCGGCCCGCCCGCGGGAGCCGCGCCGGAGGCGGCGGCCGCGCCGCGAGTCGCGGCCACGGCGCCGGCGGTCCCCAGCGCGGCCGCGCCGCGTCTCTCCGACCGGCAGAAGAAGATCCTGCTCCTGATCGCGGAGATCGGCGCGGCCGGACCGTCGACCATCGCCAAGGAGCTCGGGATGAGCCACAGCACCGCGTTCCGTGAACTGTCGGCGCTGCAGCACATGCGGCTGTTGGCGGTCGGCACCGCCGACCCCGGCAAACGGACGTTGACGGAAGAGGGCATCGCGTTTCTCGGCACCGTTTTCAAAGACTAG
- the dnaN gene encoding DNA polymerase III subunit beta: MHLKCSQDNLLRAVQTVGRAISPRASMPILGNILVETTKNGAKMAATDLELGIEAYVTGTVTEGGAVTLPARILSDIVTNLPEAPVEVVVTEGESKAVITSENVRFEILGLPATDFPLMPSGEGNVVVKFDAGLLRTMIRQTSFAVSTDETRPFLTGVYLVVEGEQGHLVATDGGRLAVRRAKMGGGRGKVTAIVPSKTMAELVRVLGSVEGEVSVASHDNQLIFSLPGMRFVSRLIAGQFPNYEQVIPKEFKQRITVGTERLLRGVRRASITAKDSANVVRLNASEGTLTISSNTPDVGKAQEDIEVRVEGDAIPVAFNAKFLMDALSNIDAPDVHFDLTGPLSPGALHPTDNSDYVYVLAPVRVYS, translated from the coding sequence ATGCACCTCAAGTGCTCTCAAGACAACCTTTTGAGAGCGGTGCAAACCGTCGGCCGGGCGATTTCCCCTCGGGCCAGCATGCCCATTTTAGGCAACATTCTTGTTGAAACGACGAAGAACGGCGCCAAGATGGCCGCAACCGATCTCGAGCTCGGTATTGAGGCCTACGTCACCGGCACCGTCACGGAAGGCGGCGCCGTGACCCTTCCGGCGCGCATCCTCAGCGATATTGTGACAAACCTGCCTGAAGCGCCCGTCGAGGTTGTGGTTACCGAGGGCGAGTCCAAAGCTGTCATTACCTCGGAAAATGTCCGGTTCGAGATTTTGGGGTTGCCGGCAACCGATTTTCCACTCATGCCGTCCGGCGAGGGAAATGTCGTCGTGAAGTTCGATGCCGGGCTGCTGCGGACGATGATCCGGCAGACAAGTTTCGCGGTCTCGACGGACGAGACGCGCCCGTTTTTGACCGGTGTCTACCTGGTTGTCGAGGGCGAGCAGGGCCACCTCGTCGCAACCGACGGCGGGCGGCTGGCGGTCCGGCGCGCCAAGATGGGCGGCGGCCGCGGCAAAGTGACCGCGATCGTCCCGAGCAAGACGATGGCAGAGCTCGTTCGCGTTCTTGGGTCGGTCGAGGGCGAAGTTTCCGTCGCGTCGCACGACAACCAGCTGATCTTTTCGCTTCCCGGAATGCGGTTCGTCTCGCGCCTCATCGCCGGGCAATTCCCGAATTACGAACAGGTGATCCCCAAGGAGTTCAAACAGCGGATCACCGTAGGAACCGAGCGGTTGCTCCGCGGAGTCCGGCGTGCCAGCATCACGGCCAAGGACTCGGCCAACGTGGTCCGGCTCAACGCATCCGAGGGGACGTTGACGATTTCGTCCAACACCCCGGACGTCGGCAAAGCGCAGGAAGACATCGAGGTGCGCGTCGAAGGCGACGCGATCCCGGTGGCGTTCAACGCGAAGTTCCTGATGGATGCGCTGTCTAACATCGATGCGCCGGACGTGCATTTCGACCTTACCGGTCCCCTCAGCCCCGGCGCGCTGCATCCCACCGACAACTCAGACTATGTCTACGTCCTCGCGCCCGTTCGGGTCTATTCGTAA
- the rsmG gene encoding 16S rRNA (guanine(527)-N(7))-methyltransferase RsmG translates to MTVASAAAALGLALSAEQRRRLERFLALVEEWRTRVQLTGADSSEAASVLVAGALCVLPFVPESGRLADLGSGAGVPGIPIAVMRPRLRVLLADAARKKTAFLEIAARDLGLDNVDVAQARAEDLGRNPAHRDRYDAVTARALAPVRVLAEYALPLLRLGGGAVLAKGRGATDEVRAAARALQVLGGEAAVHSPPADVCSPVVVIRKIAPTPAAYPRRAGVPQRRPL, encoded by the coding sequence ATGACGGTGGCGTCGGCCGCGGCCGCGCTCGGACTCGCGCTCTCCGCTGAACAACGCCGGCGTCTTGAGCGCTTCCTCGCGCTCGTGGAGGAGTGGCGCACCCGCGTGCAGCTGACGGGCGCGGACTCGTCGGAAGCCGCGTCGGTCCTGGTTGCCGGCGCGTTGTGCGTGCTGCCGTTCGTGCCGGAGTCGGGCCGCCTTGCGGATCTCGGCAGCGGCGCGGGCGTGCCGGGGATTCCGATCGCCGTGATGCGGCCGCGCCTCCGCGTCCTACTCGCGGACGCGGCGCGAAAGAAGACGGCGTTTCTCGAGATCGCCGCCCGAGATCTTGGGCTCGACAACGTCGATGTCGCGCAGGCGCGGGCCGAGGATCTCGGCCGCAATCCCGCCCACCGCGATCGCTACGACGCCGTGACCGCGCGGGCGCTCGCGCCCGTGCGGGTGCTCGCGGAGTACGCGCTGCCGCTGCTGCGGCTCGGCGGCGGCGCGGTGCTGGCGAAAGGCCGCGGCGCGACGGACGAAGTCCGCGCCGCGGCCCGGGCGCTGCAGGTTCTCGGGGGCGAAGCGGCGGTGCATTCCCCGCCCGCGGACGTGTGCTCGCCTGTGGTGGTCATCCGCAAGATCGCGCCGACGCCCGCGGCGTACCCCCGCCGCGCCGGCGTTCCGCAGCGCCGTCCACTCTGA
- the yidD gene encoding membrane protein insertion efficiency factor YidD, producing MRGRDVGRALGVGAVRWYQRWISPLLPPSCRFTPSCSEYAAEAVGRHGLARGGWLAVRRILRCHPFHPGGYDPVPPASPHEHGTGRRDAPASDGRAEPGRPRVA from the coding sequence GTGCGGGGCCGCGACGTAGGGCGCGCGCTCGGGGTCGGCGCGGTCCGCTGGTATCAGCGCTGGATCTCGCCCCTTCTGCCGCCGTCGTGCCGGTTCACTCCGTCCTGCTCCGAGTACGCCGCGGAGGCCGTGGGGCGCCACGGGCTCGCGCGCGGCGGCTGGCTCGCGGTGCGCCGGATCCTGCGCTGTCACCCGTTCCATCCGGGCGGGTACGATCCCGTCCCGCCGGCGTCGCCCCACGAGCACGGGACCGGCCGGCGCGATGCGCCGGCGTCGGACGGCCGCGCCGAACCAGGGAGGCCTAGAGTTGCCTAG
- the rpmH gene encoding 50S ribosomal protein L34 produces MKRTFQPNRRRRARTHGFRARMRTPGGRNVLRRRRQRGRRRLSPA; encoded by the coding sequence GTGAAGCGCACGTTTCAGCCGAATCGCAGACGCCGCGCCCGGACGCATGGGTTCCGGGCGAGGATGCGCACGCCGGGCGGCCGGAACGTGCTGCGGCGCCGCCGCCAACGCGGCCGGCGCCGCCTCTCGCCCGCGTAA
- the dnaA gene encoding chromosomal replication initiator protein DnaA, which produces MDVQSITAGQVWQEALTRIESQLSKPSFEAFLKAMQPLALEQDVFVFSVPSAFAKEWLEGRYRGLIAETLREVLTRGVDVRFVVTDVDSNGHSARPAPPTQALSRPEATAPGAVGDMRYHTGKYTFDTFVVGAGNRFAHAAAQAVAEAPARAYNPLFIYGGVGLGKTHLLQAIGHYVLSHSPAARVMYVSSERFTNDLINAIRDDKMVEFRHRYRNVDVLAIDDIQFLAGKERTQEEFFHTFNTLHETSRQLIISSDRAPREIPTLEDRLRSRFEWGLIADIQPPDYETRVAILRKKAEKDRIVVPDEVAQYIAQRISSNIRELEGALSRLRAHAEMSRTSISVDLAAEVLKELLPQARVRPVTIPAIQRAVAEFFGIRIEEMKAKRRTKGVAFPRQVAMYLCREITDASLPRIGEEFGGRDHTTVMHACDRVKRALQEDAHLNAGVQSLVESFRTERPGARG; this is translated from the coding sequence ATGGACGTACAGAGCATCACCGCCGGCCAGGTATGGCAGGAAGCCCTGACGCGGATCGAGAGTCAGCTCAGCAAGCCGAGCTTCGAAGCGTTTCTCAAAGCGATGCAGCCGCTGGCGCTGGAGCAGGATGTCTTTGTGTTTTCCGTTCCGAGCGCGTTCGCGAAAGAATGGCTAGAGGGCCGCTATCGGGGTCTGATTGCGGAGACGCTTCGCGAAGTACTGACGCGCGGCGTGGACGTGCGGTTCGTCGTGACCGACGTCGATTCCAACGGCCACAGTGCCCGCCCCGCGCCGCCCACGCAGGCGCTCTCGCGTCCCGAGGCAACGGCGCCCGGGGCGGTCGGCGACATGCGGTACCACACCGGCAAATACACGTTCGACACCTTCGTCGTCGGCGCCGGCAACCGATTCGCACACGCGGCCGCGCAGGCGGTCGCAGAAGCCCCGGCCCGAGCCTACAATCCGCTGTTCATCTACGGCGGAGTCGGACTGGGCAAGACGCACCTGCTCCAGGCCATCGGCCATTACGTCCTGAGCCACTCACCGGCGGCGCGCGTGATGTATGTCTCCTCGGAACGATTCACGAACGACCTCATCAACGCGATCCGCGACGACAAGATGGTGGAATTCCGCCACCGGTACCGGAACGTCGACGTGCTCGCCATCGACGACATCCAGTTCCTGGCCGGAAAGGAGCGCACGCAGGAGGAGTTCTTCCACACCTTCAACACCCTGCACGAGACGAGCCGCCAGCTCATCATCAGCAGCGACCGTGCCCCCCGCGAGATCCCGACGCTGGAAGACCGGCTGCGCTCCCGGTTCGAGTGGGGCCTCATCGCCGACATTCAGCCGCCCGATTACGAAACCCGCGTGGCTATCCTCCGCAAGAAGGCGGAAAAAGACCGCATCGTCGTCCCTGACGAGGTGGCGCAGTACATCGCGCAGCGCATCTCCTCCAACATCCGCGAGCTCGAAGGAGCGCTGAGCCGGCTTCGCGCCCATGCCGAAATGTCGCGAACCTCCATTTCGGTCGACCTGGCCGCGGAAGTGCTCAAAGAGCTCCTTCCGCAGGCGCGGGTGCGCCCCGTGACGATTCCGGCGATCCAGCGGGCCGTCGCGGAGTTCTTCGGGATTCGGATCGAGGAAATGAAAGCCAAGCGGCGGACCAAAGGAGTCGCCTTTCCCCGCCAGGTGGCCATGTATCTCTGCCGGGAAATTACCGACGCCTCGCTGCCGCGGATCGGCGAAGAGTTCGGCGGCCGCGATCACACGACGGTCATGCACGCCTGCGATCGGGTCAAGCGCGCCCTGCAGGAGGATGCCCACCTGAACGCCGGCGTTCAGAGTCTTGTGGAAAGCTTCCGGACGGAACGTCCCGGAGCCAGGGGATAG
- a CDS encoding DUF370 domain-containing protein yields the protein MYVHIGGEVVLLIPDIVGIFDARMIAGSPDNERFIERAKAQGRMRVEVPPQDRKAVVVTTEGVYESAISPVTLVRRVTNAGVELGRPEA from the coding sequence ATGTACGTCCATATCGGCGGCGAAGTGGTGCTGCTGATCCCCGACATCGTGGGCATCTTCGACGCCCGGATGATCGCGGGAAGTCCGGACAACGAACGATTCATCGAGCGCGCCAAAGCTCAGGGGCGGATGCGGGTTGAGGTGCCGCCGCAGGACCGCAAGGCGGTCGTCGTGACCACGGAAGGGGTCTACGAATCGGCCATCTCCCCCGTGACCCTCGTCCGCCGCGTTACCAACGCCGGGGTGGAACTCGGGCGGCCGGAGGCCTGA